Proteins co-encoded in one Oreochromis aureus strain Israel breed Guangdong linkage group 3, ZZ_aureus, whole genome shotgun sequence genomic window:
- the LOC120435189 gene encoding NACHT, LRR and PYD domains-containing protein 12-like — translation MLPVVKASNKALLSSCNLSEKGCEVLLSVVSSQSCSLRELDLSTNSLKASAVKLLSAAVESPHAKLNILRLNICELSEENCEALSSVLSSQTSSLTELDLIC, via the exons atgctgccagtggtcaaagcctccaacaaagctct aCTGAGCAGCTGTAACCTGTCAGAAAAAGGCTGTGAAGTTCTGTTGTCAGTGGTCAGCTCCCAGTCCtgtagtctgagagagctggacctgagtaccAACAGCCTGAAGGCTTCAGCAgtaaagcttctgtctgctgcagtGGAGAGTCCACACGCCAAACTCAATATTCTGAG ACTTAACATCTGTGAACTCTCAGAGGAaaactgtgaagctctgtcctcagttctcagctcacAGACCTCTAgtctgacagagctggacctga TATGTTaa